One genomic window of Motacilla alba alba isolate MOTALB_02 chromosome 3, Motacilla_alba_V1.0_pri, whole genome shotgun sequence includes the following:
- the BFSP1 gene encoding filensin, whose amino-acid sequence MYRSSFLREVRKEKYERSDAYDELQGSPEFDSLAQAQGLENLQELNERFTSYINRARVLEQRNTILRKQLETFQRMDELVGLDEAFAGQIEFNRQRMRELASDRAKLEREEKDAQRMLDEYCNKYRNEREYQQRLKETLEHLNKEADEALLCNLELQIESQFLQDDINATKDRYKKNLMEIQTYVNVLQQIIQTTPRVSPITTGICEEKLIAERRIPVLQSQLEEYKSILCQLQAQKYKLQTETTMLEQAIKNTQESYDDEIQLYNEQIENLRKGIEEAERILEKYTTDCRQLVIYQQSLENELERYKRIIENEDSRLNSAIAGTPVTLFTQIYRPAQPQASRGRDITQAMQDIASIKPRQKGLTKKIARKKELMSKDITDSHSPERMYERALAGFDQDQMEFRHEGSVRCEPEQEGSEYDEKEMGPEDVPDGAQISKAFDKLCNIMREKIRVYKRPEAKSDAHPKGRYVLVTGEEGYEEPCILAPSIPAGGGITVSTGNGKVMNGGDVEPIPELPEPAEPPEKEKGEIFERREEFELPDKQREKGKEDVLEWGKKARTKIEQITKYPDISEPVTSSGLISPTEPGLLRETEYEREDKQGLLFREAALPGSMSYEKVEVVESIEKFSDDKIQTYEETAMIVETMIEKTSKKKLGDKGS is encoded by the exons ATGTACAGGAGCAGCTTCCTCCGTGAGGTACGCAAGGAGAAGTACGAGCGGTCAGATGCCTATGATGAGCTACAAGGCTCCCCGGAATTTGACAGTTTGGCCCAAGCCCAGGGCTTGGAGAACCTGCAGGAGCTCAACGAGCGCTTCACCAGCTACATCAACCGGGCGCGTGTGCTGGAACAGCGCAACACCATCCTGCGCAAGCAGCTGGAGACCTTCCAGCGCATGGATGAGCTGGTGGGCTTGGACGAAGCCTTTGCTGGGCAGATTGAGTTCAACCGGCAACGAATGCGGGAGCTGGCTTCTGACCGAGCCAAGCTGGAGCGGGAGGAGAAGGATGCCCAGCGCATGCTCGATGAGTACTGCAACAA GTATAGAAACGAACGTGAATATCAGCAGAGGCTAAAAGAAACCCTGGAGCACCTCAATAAA GAAGCTGATGAAGCCTTGCTGTGCAACCTGGAGCTGCAAATCGAGTCCCAGTTCCTGCAGGATGACATCAATGCTACAAAGGACAGATACAAGAAG AACCTCATGGAAATCCAGACCTACGTCAATGTCTTGCAGCAGATCATCCAGACAACTCCTCGTGTGTCCCCAATAACCACTGGCATATGTGAG GAAAAACTGATAGCAGAGAGGAGGATCCCTgttctgcagagccagctggagGAATACAAGAGCATCCTCTGCCAGCTACAGGCACAGAAATACAAGCTGCAGACAGAG ACAACCATGCTGGAGCAAGCAATTAAAAACACCCAGGAGAGTTATGACGATGAAATTCAGCTTTACAATGAGCAGATTGAAAACCTTAGGAAGGGGATAGAGGAGGCTGAGAGGATCTTGGAGAAGTACACCACTGACTGCCGCCAGCTGGTGATCTACCAGCAGTCCCTGGAGAATGAGCTGGAACGGTACAAACGGATCATCGAGAATGAAGACAGCCG GTTAAACTCTGCTATAGCAGGAACCCCAGTTACACTCTTCACACAGATTTACCGACCTGCCCAGCCTCAGGCTTCGAGGGGAAGAG ataTCACCCAGGCCATGCAAGACATTGCCAGTATAAAGCCCAGACAAAAAGGCCTGACAAAGAAAATTGCCAGGAAAAAGGAGCTGATGTCAAAAGACATAACCGACAGTCACTCACCTGAAAGAATGTATGAAAGAGCTCTGGCAGGTTTTGACCAAGATCAGATGGAGTTTAGGCATGAAGGCTCAGTCAGGTGTGAACCTGAGCAAGAAGGATCCGAAtatgatgaaaaagaaatgggcCCAGAGGATGTACCTGACGGAGCCCAGATAAGTAAAGCCTTTGATAAATTGTGTAATATTATGAGGGAGAAAATAAGAGTCTACAAGAGACCAGAGGCTAAGTCTGATGCCCATCCCAAAGGGCGTTATGTGCTGGTGACAGGGGAGGAAGGCTATGAAGAACCATGCATCTTGGCCCCCTCTATCCCTGCTGGGGGAGGAATCACAGTTTCCACTGGCAATGGGAAGGTGATGAATGGTGGTGATGTGGAGCCCATACCAGAGCTGCCAGAACCTGCTGAACcaccagaaaaagagaaaggggaaatCTTTGAAAGGAGAGAAGAGTTTGAACTCCCAGATaaacagagagagaaggggaaagaagatGTGCttgaatgggggaaaaaagcaagaacaaaaatTGAGCAAATCACAAAGTACCCAGACATCTCTGAGCCTGTAACTTCCTCTGGTCTGATAAGCCCAACTGAGCCAGGACTCCTTCGAGAGACAGAATATGAGCGAGAAGATAAGCAGGGCCTTTTGTTCAGAGAAGCAGCCTTACCTGGCTCTATGAGCTATGAGAAggtggaggtggtggagtccaTTGAGAAGTTTTCAGATGACAAAATTCAGACGTATGAAGAGACAGCAATGATTGTTGAGACAATGATAGAGAAGACAAGCAAGAAGAAACTAGGTGACAAAGGCTCTTAA